In one window of Frigoriglobus tundricola DNA:
- a CDS encoding DUF3299 domain-containing protein, which translates to MSGLRVAVVLALGLTPAVASAGLHYSGEQFADLPSRPAGFLLDHRALRAAGYARPDGLPSPLRDDYLAAVERLEKLAKARALTADEAADLGAVHLRLGKPEQALNVLVPAARKFPDHFRTSANLGTAFQYTGDLERAATQLEEAVRLAPAKLKPFEQAHLKLVRLRLKEGKAANATLDDLFGVKYVGPSGAPGAGKIADTEQKKLPDNAVAVAQQLALWLPADARLLWQFGELCNAFGDVRAAAAALDGCVTEFALGSPDLRKRRLIYRAAADDLAKKPDHEQHRGTLKVKSSRPLVKAFDESLLPVIEADKINALPWPVLAATVLNAKGRPTFAKYLEQLDGKTVALTGFMQPTKEELTVSSFLLLEYPVGCWFCETPDPTGLLSVELKGGKTAESRKGLVKVTGTLAINRDNPEGYLFQLKDARIGEAD; encoded by the coding sequence ATGAGCGGTCTTCGCGTCGCGGTGGTTCTGGCGCTCGGGCTCACGCCCGCGGTCGCCTCCGCCGGGTTGCACTACTCGGGCGAGCAGTTCGCGGACCTGCCGAGCCGGCCGGCGGGATTCCTCCTCGACCACCGCGCGCTCCGCGCCGCCGGTTACGCCCGCCCGGACGGGTTGCCCTCGCCCCTCCGGGACGACTATCTCGCGGCCGTCGAGCGCCTGGAGAAGCTCGCGAAAGCTCGCGCACTCACGGCCGACGAGGCGGCCGATCTCGGGGCGGTTCACCTGCGCCTCGGCAAGCCGGAGCAGGCGCTCAACGTCCTCGTGCCGGCCGCCCGCAAGTTCCCCGACCACTTTCGCACCTCCGCCAATCTCGGGACCGCGTTCCAGTACACCGGCGACCTCGAACGTGCCGCCACGCAACTCGAAGAAGCCGTCCGCCTCGCCCCGGCGAAGCTCAAGCCATTTGAGCAGGCGCACCTCAAACTCGTGCGGCTCCGCTTGAAGGAGGGGAAGGCCGCGAACGCGACCCTCGACGACCTGTTTGGAGTGAAATACGTCGGGCCGTCCGGTGCGCCCGGAGCCGGCAAGATTGCGGATACCGAACAAAAGAAGCTGCCCGACAACGCCGTGGCCGTGGCGCAGCAGCTCGCGCTGTGGCTGCCCGCCGACGCCCGTCTGCTGTGGCAGTTCGGTGAGCTGTGCAACGCCTTCGGCGACGTGCGCGCCGCCGCCGCCGCGCTCGACGGCTGCGTGACCGAGTTCGCCCTCGGCTCGCCCGACCTCCGCAAGCGGCGGCTGATCTACCGCGCCGCGGCCGACGACCTGGCGAAGAAGCCGGACCACGAGCAGCACCGCGGCACGCTGAAAGTGAAATCGTCGCGCCCTCTGGTGAAGGCGTTCGACGAATCGCTCCTGCCCGTGATCGAGGCGGACAAGATCAACGCCCTCCCGTGGCCGGTGCTGGCCGCGACCGTACTGAACGCGAAGGGGCGGCCGACCTTCGCGAAGTACCTGGAGCAGCTCGACGGCAAGACCGTCGCGCTGACGGGCTTCATGCAGCCGACGAAGGAGGAGCTGACGGTGTCGTCGTTCCTCTTGCTTGAGTATCCCGTGGGGTGCTGGTTCTGCGAAACACCCGACCCGACCGGGCTGCTGAGCGTGGAACTGAAAGGGGGCAAGACGGCCGAATCGCGCAAGGGGCTGGTAAAGGTCACCGGCACGCTGGCCATCAACCGCGACAACCCCGAGGGGTACCTGTTCCAACTGAAAGACGCCCGAATCGGCGAAGCGGATTGA
- a CDS encoding DUF6915 family protein, whose amino-acid sequence MSKAWVHAQSSAKRFGGTPDDYIAIHERMDSTKSAHAEVTHRCVFHSAFGIYIIEEIFGRFVTNSDGKEVFVRDIAEQHVLEDLGFIPSLSDWFKEMPPQPWMAGQRKMNVKIVD is encoded by the coding sequence GTGTCGAAAGCCTGGGTTCATGCGCAGTCGTCCGCCAAGCGCTTCGGCGGCACGCCGGACGACTACATCGCCATCCACGAGCGCATGGACAGCACCAAGAGCGCTCACGCCGAGGTCACGCACCGGTGCGTGTTCCATTCCGCGTTCGGCATCTACATCATCGAAGAGATCTTCGGCCGGTTCGTCACCAACTCAGACGGCAAGGAGGTGTTCGTCCGCGACATCGCCGAGCAGCACGTCCTCGAGGACCTGGGGTTCATCCCGAGCCTGAGCGACTGGTTCAAGGAGATGCCGCCGCAGCCCTGGATGGCCGGCCAGCGCAAAATGAACGTGAAGATCGTGGACTAA
- a CDS encoding DUF1559 family PulG-like putative transporter: MSSPVFSTRRLQPPRRRAFTLIELLVVIAIIAILIGLLLPAVQKVRAAAARMQSANNLKQITLGCHNYHDANGRLPPLAGPLPPGNGWVSVHFFLLPYIEQDNVYKLGVAEGGAWTGTAAAAGAKKIKTYLSPRDTSNPPDTWVESNGGTWAHCNYAANHAIFGVPGGGDTDSHLTLQGIGDGTSNTVGFGEQYAVCGTGEWDTTSGSPDFHKLWAYNVTWAWQRGPYFDTRIMSNNTITPDANSTAATPQIQPTVANCNPYLIQAMDAAGCQVGLMDGSVRTVSSGVSGSTWVRAIWPQDGLVLGSDW, translated from the coding sequence ATGTCCTCTCCTGTTTTTTCTACTCGGCGGCTCCAGCCGCCGAGGCGGCGCGCCTTTACGCTCATTGAGTTGCTGGTGGTGATCGCCATTATTGCGATCCTGATCGGGCTGCTGCTGCCCGCTGTCCAGAAGGTTCGCGCGGCGGCTGCGCGAATGCAGTCGGCCAATAATCTGAAGCAGATCACTCTCGGGTGCCACAACTACCACGACGCGAACGGTCGGCTCCCCCCGCTCGCGGGCCCACTCCCCCCGGGCAATGGATGGGTTTCCGTCCACTTCTTCCTGCTCCCGTACATCGAACAGGACAACGTGTACAAGCTCGGTGTGGCCGAGGGTGGGGCGTGGACCGGCACGGCCGCCGCGGCCGGCGCCAAAAAAATCAAGACCTACCTCTCCCCGCGCGACACCTCGAATCCTCCGGATACGTGGGTGGAGAGCAACGGCGGCACGTGGGCGCACTGTAACTACGCCGCGAACCACGCCATTTTCGGCGTCCCCGGAGGGGGCGACACGGACTCCCATCTGACCCTGCAAGGGATCGGCGACGGAACCTCGAACACGGTCGGGTTCGGCGAACAGTACGCCGTGTGTGGGACCGGTGAGTGGGACACCACGTCGGGGTCGCCCGACTTTCACAAGTTGTGGGCGTACAACGTGACGTGGGCCTGGCAGCGCGGGCCGTACTTCGACACCCGCATCATGAGCAACAACACCATTACCCCGGACGCCAATTCCACCGCGGCCACACCTCAGATCCAGCCCACGGTCGCGAACTGCAACCCGTACCTGATCCAGGCCATGGACGCGGCGGGCTGTCAGGTCGGACTGATGGACGGGAGCGTCCGGACGGTTTCGTCGGGCGTTTCGGGGTCCACGTGGGTTCGGGCGATCTGGCCGCAGGACGGCCTGGTTCTCGGCAGCGACTGGTAA
- the rimO gene encoding 30S ribosomal protein S12 methylthiotransferase RimO: MSVKSLPLSVAASTHASGPAQAKGNYAFISLGCPKNTVDSERMLGKLAQDGYALQPDASGADVVIVNTCGFIEPARQESLAVIREMLALKKAGKVGAVVVAGCMAERQREVLLEQVPEVDQIVGVFGREEIADVVDRAVSQRDEQRSLFRPAPVRALEDTARLRITPRHFAYLKISEGCDRLCTYCAIPKMRGKHVTKPIEEVIREAKELAADGVRELIIVAQDTTYYGMDLYGRTRLPELLRELDRVEGIEWVRTLYAYPEHISDELIDTFAGAKKIIPYLDMPLQHISDRVLKRMIRRVDRAATEALLHRLREKWPDLAIRTTFITGFPGETEQEFEELKTFVGDFKFERVGVFPYSLEPGTPAEKLDGHLPEDVKQARVAAIMEVQQQVAFGWAAAQVGKDHPVLIDGPDPEFAGHFRGRTYADAPEIDCAVRVKGKNLRPGDFVRAKITAADGYDLAAKVVGKPW; the protein is encoded by the coding sequence ATGTCCGTCAAGAGCCTCCCGCTGTCCGTCGCCGCCTCCACTCACGCCTCCGGCCCAGCGCAGGCGAAGGGCAACTACGCCTTCATCAGCTTGGGCTGCCCCAAGAACACCGTCGATAGCGAGCGGATGCTCGGCAAGCTCGCCCAGGACGGCTACGCGCTCCAGCCCGACGCCAGCGGCGCGGACGTGGTCATCGTCAACACGTGCGGGTTCATCGAACCGGCCCGGCAGGAGTCGCTCGCGGTCATCCGCGAGATGCTCGCGCTCAAGAAGGCCGGGAAGGTCGGGGCCGTGGTCGTCGCCGGGTGCATGGCCGAACGCCAGCGCGAAGTGCTGCTCGAACAGGTCCCCGAGGTCGATCAGATCGTCGGCGTGTTCGGCCGCGAAGAGATCGCGGACGTGGTGGACCGCGCCGTCTCCCAGCGGGACGAACAGCGGAGCCTGTTCCGCCCGGCGCCGGTCCGGGCGCTCGAGGACACCGCCCGCCTCCGCATCACCCCGCGGCACTTCGCGTACCTCAAAATCAGCGAGGGCTGCGACCGGCTCTGTACGTACTGCGCCATCCCGAAGATGCGCGGCAAGCACGTTACCAAGCCCATTGAAGAAGTGATCCGCGAGGCAAAAGAACTGGCCGCGGACGGCGTCCGCGAACTCATCATCGTCGCGCAGGACACCACCTACTACGGCATGGACCTGTACGGCCGCACGCGGCTGCCGGAACTGCTCCGCGAACTCGACCGGGTCGAGGGCATCGAGTGGGTGCGTACGCTCTACGCCTATCCCGAACACATCTCGGACGAACTCATCGACACGTTCGCCGGCGCGAAGAAGATCATCCCGTACCTGGACATGCCCCTCCAGCACATCAGCGACCGCGTCCTGAAGCGCATGATCCGCCGCGTGGACCGCGCCGCGACCGAAGCGCTCCTGCACCGCCTGCGCGAAAAGTGGCCCGACCTGGCCATCCGCACCACGTTCATCACCGGCTTCCCCGGCGAGACCGAGCAGGAGTTCGAGGAACTCAAGACCTTCGTCGGGGACTTCAAGTTCGAGCGCGTCGGCGTGTTCCCGTACTCGCTCGAACCGGGCACGCCGGCCGAGAAGCTCGACGGCCACCTGCCCGAAGACGTGAAGCAGGCCCGCGTGGCGGCGATCATGGAAGTGCAGCAGCAGGTCGCGTTCGGGTGGGCCGCGGCGCAGGTCGGTAAGGACCACCCGGTGCTGATCGACGGCCCGGACCCGGAGTTCGCCGGCCACTTCCGCGGGCGGACCTACGCCGACGCGCCCGAGATCGACTGCGCCGTCCGGGTAAAGGGAAAGAACCTGCGGCCGGGCGATTTCGTGCGGGCCAAGATCACCGCCGCCGACGGCTACGACCTCGCCGCAAAGGTCGTCGGCAAACCGTGGTGA
- a CDS encoding ATP-grasp domain-containing protein, whose amino-acid sequence MRLKRVYIKRAGGEIASEACFAAWKGFSAKAYPLDFFEWDELTGRHLSLARDTLLVGGTVAIHKALAQLGLPIPPPLNVPESLLSFTGRKLWPTTLGEIRGQFEAGSAPPVFVKPLSSAKEFAGQVMTTTSDLARVRHLEDDLAVQAAEPIAFVSEWRFFVLHGAVIGTAHYKGDCFTHPEAVAVRSAVAAYSGAPAAYGIDFGVTADGRTLLVEVNDGFALGCYGLDPVLYADMLEARWCELAGLV is encoded by the coding sequence ATGAGACTGAAACGCGTCTATATCAAGCGGGCCGGTGGCGAGATCGCTTCGGAGGCGTGCTTCGCCGCGTGGAAGGGGTTTTCTGCGAAGGCGTACCCACTGGACTTCTTCGAGTGGGACGAGTTGACCGGCCGACACCTGTCACTGGCCCGGGACACGCTCCTGGTGGGCGGAACGGTCGCGATTCACAAGGCGCTCGCTCAACTCGGGCTGCCGATTCCGCCACCGCTGAACGTGCCGGAATCGCTCCTGTCGTTCACGGGCCGGAAATTGTGGCCGACCACCCTCGGTGAAATCCGGGGGCAGTTTGAAGCCGGCTCGGCCCCACCGGTGTTCGTCAAGCCGCTCTCGTCCGCGAAGGAATTTGCCGGGCAGGTGATGACGACCACATCCGACCTCGCTCGAGTGCGTCACCTCGAAGACGACCTCGCGGTGCAGGCCGCCGAACCGATTGCGTTTGTTTCCGAATGGCGGTTCTTCGTTCTACACGGGGCAGTGATCGGAACTGCACACTACAAAGGCGATTGCTTCACACACCCGGAAGCGGTCGCCGTGCGAAGCGCGGTCGCCGCATACTCTGGGGCTCCTGCGGCATATGGCATCGACTTCGGCGTAACCGCTGACGGCCGGACGCTGCTCGTCGAAGTGAACGACGGGTTCGCACTCGGTTGCTACGGCCTCGATCCCGTACTCTACGCGGACATGCTCGAAGCCCGATGGTGCGAACTGGCCGGGTTGGTGTGA
- a CDS encoding GNAT family N-acetyltransferase — translation MIEVREATQADWPHIWALFQRVAAAGDVFAYDESTTEDVAQKLWFAPPTVCYVCDVDGSFAGTYFVRPNQPGRGSHVANGGYMVHPGFRGRGLAVALCEHSLEVARRLGFTAMQFNFVVSTNTGAVRAWEKCGFEVVGRLPGAYRHKEMGPVDALVMFRRL, via the coding sequence ATGATCGAGGTCCGCGAAGCCACCCAAGCCGACTGGCCGCACATCTGGGCTCTGTTTCAGCGCGTCGCAGCGGCGGGCGACGTGTTCGCTTACGACGAATCGACTACCGAAGACGTCGCCCAGAAGCTGTGGTTCGCCCCGCCCACGGTGTGCTACGTGTGCGACGTGGACGGTTCGTTCGCGGGGACGTACTTCGTGCGCCCGAACCAGCCCGGGCGCGGGAGCCACGTCGCGAACGGGGGCTACATGGTACACCCGGGGTTCCGCGGGCGCGGGCTGGCGGTCGCACTCTGCGAACACTCGTTAGAGGTCGCCCGTCGGCTCGGGTTCACGGCAATGCAGTTCAACTTCGTGGTGAGCACGAACACCGGGGCCGTGCGGGCGTGGGAGAAGTGCGGGTTCGAGGTCGTCGGCCGCCTGCCGGGGGCTTACCGGCACAAGGAAATGGGTCCGGTCGATGCACTCGTGATGTTCCGCCGGTTGTGA
- a CDS encoding serine/threonine protein kinase has protein sequence MTLDATVPTQLGVYDIVSKIAEGGMGTVYKGRNRNTGEIVAVKVIAPATAKNPILLQRFEQEFRAAKVLDHPNVVKALDYSGALPHPFLVMEFVDGMSIGQRIEQRGAYAEAEAVRLIGQVCDGLQRAHKQGLVHRDVKPDNILVTHDGVAKLTDMGLVKEVEGDLNLTRTGRGLGTPHYMAPEQFRNAKTVDVRGDIYSLGATLYAMVTGVVPFDNASPLDCWMKKIRNEFPPPRELNPALSERVDWAIRRAMSAEPGQRPASCREFIEDLTGQAKSAGPAAPAAAAADVWYLVYRDENNQPHTVKGSTDGIRKALRDRLLGDPAGIVVSRTKHGSFVPLHSTPEFRDLVVTPSPMPLPSARAPGPDDAPDYGAAPAAGPSASGLNRGRQPASGRYAPPPPPNPASGRYAPPRSGRPHRQPPEAARTRFRAAAHTRPPQPAPTARRPSPSPHQPRPANPAADVKTVRRSTGRRCCSSW, from the coding sequence ATGACACTCGACGCGACCGTCCCCACACAACTCGGCGTCTACGACATCGTGTCGAAAATCGCCGAGGGCGGGATGGGCACGGTCTACAAGGGGCGCAACCGCAACACGGGCGAGATCGTGGCCGTCAAGGTGATCGCCCCGGCGACCGCCAAGAACCCGATCCTCCTCCAGCGGTTCGAGCAGGAGTTCCGGGCCGCCAAGGTGCTGGACCACCCCAACGTGGTCAAGGCCCTCGATTACAGCGGCGCCCTGCCGCACCCGTTCCTCGTCATGGAGTTCGTGGACGGGATGTCCATCGGGCAGCGGATCGAGCAGCGCGGCGCGTACGCCGAGGCCGAGGCGGTGCGCCTCATCGGCCAGGTGTGCGACGGCCTCCAGCGCGCCCACAAGCAGGGGCTGGTCCACCGCGACGTGAAGCCCGACAACATCCTCGTCACCCACGACGGCGTCGCCAAGTTGACCGACATGGGGCTGGTGAAGGAGGTGGAGGGGGACCTGAACCTGACCCGCACCGGGCGCGGGCTGGGCACGCCGCACTACATGGCCCCCGAGCAGTTCCGCAACGCGAAAACGGTGGACGTGCGGGGCGACATCTACTCGCTCGGCGCCACCCTGTACGCGATGGTGACCGGCGTCGTCCCGTTCGACAACGCCAGCCCGCTCGATTGCTGGATGAAGAAGATCCGCAACGAGTTCCCGCCGCCCCGCGAGCTGAACCCGGCGCTGTCCGAGCGCGTGGACTGGGCGATCCGCCGGGCGATGAGCGCCGAACCGGGGCAGCGGCCGGCGAGCTGCCGCGAGTTCATCGAGGACCTGACCGGCCAGGCCAAGTCCGCCGGCCCGGCCGCGCCCGCCGCGGCCGCCGCCGACGTGTGGTACCTGGTGTACCGGGACGAGAACAACCAGCCGCACACGGTGAAGGGCAGCACCGACGGCATCCGCAAGGCGCTGCGCGACCGGCTCCTGGGCGACCCGGCGGGCATCGTGGTGAGCCGCACCAAGCACGGGAGCTTCGTGCCGCTGCACAGCACGCCGGAGTTCCGCGACCTCGTGGTCACCCCCTCACCGATGCCGCTCCCCAGCGCCCGCGCGCCCGGCCCGGACGACGCGCCCGATTACGGGGCCGCGCCGGCCGCCGGCCCCAGCGCGTCGGGGCTCAACCGGGGCCGACAGCCGGCGTCCGGCCGCTACGCGCCCCCCCCGCCCCCGAACCCCGCGTCCGGCCGCTACGCGCCCCCCAGGTCCGGCCGCCCGCACCGGCAGCCGCCGGAAGCCGCACGCACCCGATTTCGGGCAGCCGCACACACCCGGCCGCCTCAGCCGGCGCCTACGGCAAGACGCCCGTCTCCCAGCCCACACCAGCCCCGGCCGGCAAACCCGGCCGCGGACGTGAAGACCGTTCGTCGTTCAACTGGACGCCGGTGCTGCTCATCGTGGTGA
- a CDS encoding PEP-CTERM sorting domain-containing protein, whose protein sequence is MRRTTAWIVVLGVVITGTASPARAQDGFWVSIASGVAGASAPTSYQDWWFETPHGPPPVAVTQLSGVTAQATTGGGSSFFTGAAVPVILTATDGYAYLTAGATPSELSQALKQQMAGGQGLASTTPVPSAASVPASADRLAINQTTSATGVTTLALSLTSPSGTSLVNSSVSVPDGGWWVLGLGANPNAPVTVNPASGSGSGSTSTPVPVPGAASTPEPATVLLAGVGGLSVIGWRRINRRRSQ, encoded by the coding sequence ATGCGTCGGACAACGGCGTGGATCGTCGTGCTCGGCGTTGTGATCACCGGAACCGCGTCGCCCGCGCGTGCGCAGGACGGGTTCTGGGTGTCGATCGCTTCCGGCGTCGCCGGGGCGTCCGCACCAACGAGCTATCAGGACTGGTGGTTCGAGACCCCGCACGGCCCGCCGCCGGTGGCCGTCACGCAACTGAGCGGGGTGACCGCACAGGCCACAACCGGCGGGGGCAGCAGCTTCTTCACCGGCGCCGCGGTGCCCGTGATTCTGACCGCGACCGACGGGTACGCCTACCTGACCGCCGGGGCCACGCCGAGCGAACTGAGCCAGGCGCTCAAGCAGCAGATGGCCGGCGGCCAGGGGCTGGCGAGTACCACACCGGTCCCGAGTGCGGCGTCCGTGCCGGCCAGTGCCGATCGGTTGGCGATCAATCAGACCACCTCCGCGACCGGTGTCACCACGCTCGCGCTCTCTCTGACGAGCCCTTCGGGCACCTCCCTTGTGAACAGCAGTGTTTCCGTACCGGACGGCGGCTGGTGGGTGCTCGGCCTGGGCGCGAACCCGAACGCCCCCGTGACGGTGAACCCGGCCTCCGGTTCGGGGTCGGGGTCCACCTCGACCCCGGTTCCGGTTCCCGGTGCGGCTTCGACCCCGGAACCGGCGACCGTCCTCCTGGCCGGCGTCGGCGGGTTGAGCGTGATCGGCTGGCGACGGATCAATCGCCGCCGATCGCAATAA
- a CDS encoding peroxiredoxin gives MSVQVQKAAPDFTAAAVVNGNIVQDYKLSSSRGKYVVLFFYPLDFTFVCPTEIIAFSDRVAEFEKRNTQVIGVSVDSQFSHLAWINTPRKEGGLGELKYPLVADLTKKISADYGVLLDAGIALRGLFVIDKEGIVQAITIHNLPLGRSVDEALRVLDALQHFEKHGEVCPADWKPGADTIDTKNAKKYFEKAAAK, from the coding sequence ATGTCGGTTCAAGTGCAGAAGGCGGCCCCGGACTTTACCGCCGCGGCCGTGGTGAACGGCAACATCGTTCAGGACTACAAGCTGTCGAGCAGCCGCGGTAAGTACGTCGTCCTGTTCTTCTACCCGCTCGACTTCACCTTCGTGTGCCCCACCGAGATCATCGCGTTCAGCGACCGGGTCGCGGAGTTCGAGAAGCGCAACACCCAGGTGATCGGCGTGTCGGTGGACAGCCAGTTCTCGCACCTCGCGTGGATCAACACCCCGCGGAAAGAGGGCGGCCTGGGCGAGCTCAAGTACCCGCTGGTCGCGGACCTGACGAAGAAGATCAGCGCGGACTACGGCGTCCTCCTGGACGCGGGCATCGCGCTCCGCGGGCTGTTCGTGATCGATAAAGAGGGGATCGTTCAGGCGATCACCATCCACAACCTGCCGCTGGGCCGCAGCGTGGACGAGGCGCTCCGGGTGCTGGACGCGCTCCAGCACTTCGAGAAGCACGGCGAGGTGTGCCCGGCCGACTGGAAGCCGGGCGCCGACACCATCGACACGAAGAACGCCAAGAAGTACTTCGAGAAGGCGGCGGCGAAGTAA
- a CDS encoding NAD(+)/NADH kinase — protein sequence MVDLAFRDLPGVSVDLSDLDDGVFTPPVAFDDLHADHGEVWHVVSDEFVAGGRNGQSWVHTKWECGADLWAAGRFIVLHPEDRAPEKADLPPACKLVEAAGHVPTADIRTRIFQGGTAHPDVPPAVEAYIRRYALFSGTPSPRETRVRLTDLRLKFVFDERNEKARGFAERFRRYESDAPTHVLAIGGDGTMLQAIRDHWRLRLPFIGLNAGTLGFLMNESLPTALGGSELVLYRMPMLRVDTEAPDGKWSRALACGDAWVERESGQAAWLRVGIDGRTQVSKVVGDGLLVATPAGGSSYARAMGATPVPLTAPVLTLTGSNVFLPRFWRPVALPETAAVTLTSLNHRDEPGTNPKRPLRGFVDGRATGAVRSMSIRVSSVAAVELAFTPEFDLSSRLLRSMFPPEGM from the coding sequence ATGGTCGATCTGGCGTTCCGCGACCTGCCCGGCGTGTCGGTCGATCTGTCGGACCTGGACGACGGCGTGTTCACCCCGCCGGTCGCCTTCGACGACCTCCACGCCGACCACGGGGAGGTGTGGCACGTCGTGTCCGATGAGTTCGTCGCCGGCGGGCGGAACGGCCAGTCCTGGGTCCACACGAAATGGGAGTGCGGCGCCGACCTGTGGGCCGCCGGGCGGTTCATCGTGTTGCACCCCGAGGACCGGGCGCCCGAGAAGGCCGACCTGCCGCCGGCGTGTAAGCTGGTGGAGGCCGCCGGCCACGTACCGACCGCCGACATCCGCACGCGCATCTTCCAGGGCGGGACGGCCCACCCGGACGTGCCCCCGGCGGTGGAGGCGTACATCCGCCGGTACGCGCTGTTCTCCGGCACGCCCAGCCCGCGCGAGACCCGCGTGCGCCTCACCGACCTGCGGCTGAAGTTCGTGTTCGACGAGCGGAACGAGAAGGCCCGCGGCTTCGCCGAGCGGTTCCGCCGCTACGAGTCCGACGCCCCGACGCACGTCCTGGCCATCGGGGGCGACGGCACCATGCTCCAGGCCATCCGCGACCACTGGCGCCTGCGGCTCCCGTTCATCGGCCTGAACGCCGGGACGCTCGGCTTCCTGATGAACGAGTCCCTGCCGACCGCCCTCGGCGGGTCGGAACTGGTGCTCTACCGGATGCCGATGCTGCGGGTGGACACCGAAGCGCCGGACGGGAAGTGGTCGCGGGCGCTGGCGTGCGGCGACGCGTGGGTGGAGCGCGAGAGCGGCCAGGCGGCGTGGCTCCGCGTGGGCATCGACGGCCGCACCCAGGTGTCGAAGGTGGTCGGCGACGGGCTCCTGGTGGCGACGCCCGCGGGCGGCAGCTCCTACGCGCGGGCGATGGGCGCGACGCCGGTGCCGCTGACCGCACCGGTCCTCACGCTGACCGGGTCGAACGTGTTCCTCCCGCGGTTCTGGCGCCCGGTCGCGCTGCCCGAAACCGCGGCGGTGACGCTCACCAGCTTGAACCACCGGGACGAACCGGGCACGAACCCGAAGCGCCCGCTCCGCGGGTTCGTGGACGGCCGGGCCACCGGGGCGGTGCGGTCGATGAGCATCCGCGTGAGTTCGGTGGCCGCCGTGGAACTCGCGTTTACGCCGGAGTTCGACCTGTCCTCGCGCCTCCTCCGGTCGATGTTCCCGCCGGAAGGGATGTAG
- a CDS encoding nicotinate-nucleotide--dimethylbenzimidazole phosphoribosyltransferase → MRDPAVAGARHGAAALVLFAADHGHGDESNIAVAIREVASGGSASAVLARTTGTDLVLVDVGSRSDPLLETPNYRVRKARAGTRDFTKEPALTAAEFRAAFGVGRTEAELAAKDGMKVVAADALGAGSEDAAQRVLAVRDRLDQDADPVAAMAAVGGADLAAAAGFFARAAELGLVVLIDGTFAVAAGTVAERLAPGTSARAVSGRPPAPARWPRTRAKRAPSSFRRSRSEKATAGPARPRASARCWRCRSSTRRPRSRPRPFGASARSNRWYRSSAGRWRSSPVASTRPPRSTAAWRRCSASAGSTRSSSARTAPGATPTSWSTRPRSTAP, encoded by the coding sequence GTGCGCGATCCAGCGGTCGCTGGCGCCCGTCACGGCGCCGCGGCGCTGGTCCTGTTCGCGGCGGACCACGGCCACGGCGACGAGAGCAACATCGCGGTCGCGATCCGCGAGGTGGCGTCGGGCGGGTCCGCGAGCGCGGTTCTCGCCCGGACCACCGGCACCGATCTCGTACTCGTTGACGTCGGCTCGCGGAGCGATCCCCTTCTGGAAACGCCGAACTACCGGGTCCGCAAGGCGCGCGCGGGGACGCGCGACTTCACCAAAGAGCCCGCCCTCACCGCCGCCGAGTTCCGCGCCGCGTTCGGTGTGGGGCGGACCGAGGCCGAACTCGCCGCGAAGGACGGCATGAAAGTGGTCGCCGCCGACGCCCTCGGCGCCGGCAGCGAGGACGCGGCCCAGCGCGTCCTCGCCGTCCGCGACCGGCTCGACCAGGACGCCGACCCGGTCGCCGCGATGGCGGCCGTGGGCGGAGCGGACCTCGCCGCCGCGGCCGGCTTCTTCGCGCGGGCCGCCGAACTCGGCCTCGTCGTGCTGATCGACGGCACGTTCGCGGTCGCGGCCGGGACCGTTGCGGAGCGGCTCGCCCCGGGCACGTCGGCCCGCGCCGTCAGCGGGCGGCCGCCCGCCCCGGCCCGCTGGCCTCGGACAAGGGCGAAAAGGGCACCGAGTTCTTTCCGCCGCTCCCGTTCCGAGAAGGCTACCGCGGGGCCGGCGCGTCCGAGGGCGTCGGCGCGCTGCTGGCGCTGCCGGTCCTCGACGCGGCGGCCGCGATCACGGCCCAGGCCGTTCGGCGCATCCGCTCGTTCGAACAGGTGGTACCGATCAAGCGCCGGAAGGTGGCGATCTTCACCGGTAGCTTCGACCCGCCCACCACGTTCCACCGCCGCGTGGCGACGTTGCTCCGCGAGCGCGGGTTCGACGAGGTCATCGTCCGCCCGAACGGCCCCCGGGGCGACACCGACGAGTTGGAGCACGCGACCCCGATCCACCGCGCCGTGA